Proteins from a genomic interval of Nocardia sp. BMG51109:
- a CDS encoding pyrimidine reductase family protein, with amino-acid sequence MQRAPNAIQFTTLGTDELVRLYAYPARLESPWIRVNFVASIDGAVTVEGRSGALGGAADHTVFTILRDLADVIVVGAGTARAENYGGARTDVRRRIRLHQHGLGGARDGSPPPVAVVSAGAALDPAGRLFTDTTRPPLVITTAAAAADRKRLLADAGAEVVEAGDTTVTAADLRAALADRGLLRVLCEGGPSLFGELVSAGGADELCLTLSPLLVGGTAGRIAVSPNALPTPMALRTLLVDDDGTLLTRWERAGTRG; translated from the coding sequence ATGCAGCGTGCTCCCAATGCGATCCAGTTCACAACGCTGGGCACCGACGAGCTGGTACGGCTGTACGCCTATCCGGCCCGCCTCGAATCCCCCTGGATCCGAGTCAACTTCGTGGCCAGCATCGACGGCGCCGTCACCGTCGAGGGCCGGTCGGGCGCCCTCGGCGGCGCCGCGGACCATACCGTCTTCACCATCCTGCGCGATCTCGCCGACGTCATCGTCGTCGGGGCCGGCACCGCCCGGGCCGAGAACTACGGCGGCGCCCGCACCGACGTCCGGCGCCGGATCCGGTTGCATCAGCACGGCCTCGGCGGCGCCCGGGACGGATCCCCGCCGCCGGTGGCGGTCGTCAGCGCCGGCGCCGCACTCGATCCCGCGGGCCGGCTGTTCACCGACACCACCCGCCCGCCGCTCGTCATCACCACCGCCGCCGCGGCCGCCGACCGCAAGCGGCTGCTCGCCGACGCCGGCGCCGAGGTGGTCGAGGCGGGCGACACCACCGTCACCGCGGCCGATCTGCGCGCGGCGCTGGCCGACCGCGGGCTGCTGCGGGTGCTGTGCGAGGGCGGGCCGTCGCTGTTCGGCGAACTCGTCTCCGCCGGCGGCGCCGACGAGCTGTGCCTGACCCTGTCACCGCTGCTCGTCGGCGGTACGGCGGGTCGAATCGCAGTGTCGCCCAACGCGTTGCCCACCCCGATGGCACTGCGCACCCTGTTGGTCGACGACGACGGCACACTGCTCACGCGGTGGGAGCGCGCCGGAACCCGAGGCTGA
- the zapE gene encoding cell division protein ZapE, which translates to MQQRLVDRDPEVPADQLIAQMVPPPTFDEVSFASYIPDPREPSQAEAVRKAEQFAGQVTKIRAAADKKGLFGKKKQVMGAGLYLDGGFGVGKTHLLASIYWAAARSAPASSGRSASSAPASSGRSASSAPASFGTFGEVTNLVGALGFTNAVERLSGNSVLCIDEFELDDPGDTMLVSRLLTELTARGVSVAATSNTLPDQLGEGRFAAQDFLREIRKLGSLFETVRVDGPDYRHRDLPPAPDPTTPERLAEKAAAAPDSTLDDFDALLAHLSTLHPSRYRALLSGVSSVFLSGVHTITDQAVALRMVVLTDRLYDAGIPVTVSGVPLDRIFSEEMLGGGYRKKYLRAISRLLALSRFEVPA; encoded by the coding sequence GTGCAACAACGCCTCGTCGATCGTGATCCGGAGGTCCCGGCCGATCAGCTCATCGCCCAGATGGTGCCGCCGCCCACATTCGACGAGGTGAGCTTCGCCTCCTACATCCCGGACCCCCGGGAGCCCAGCCAGGCGGAGGCCGTCCGGAAGGCGGAGCAGTTCGCGGGGCAGGTCACCAAGATCCGGGCCGCGGCGGACAAGAAGGGCCTGTTCGGTAAGAAGAAGCAAGTCATGGGTGCGGGCCTGTACCTGGACGGTGGTTTCGGCGTCGGTAAGACGCACCTGCTGGCCTCGATCTACTGGGCGGCCGCCAGGTCCGCTCCTGCGTCTTCCGGTCGCTCCGCCAGCTCTGCTCCTGCGTCTTCCGGTCGCTCCGCAAGCTCCGCTCCTGCGTCCTTCGGCACCTTCGGCGAGGTGACGAACCTGGTCGGCGCGCTCGGTTTCACGAATGCCGTGGAGCGGCTGTCGGGCAACAGCGTGCTGTGTATCGACGAATTCGAACTCGACGATCCCGGCGACACCATGCTGGTGTCGCGGCTGCTGACCGAGCTGACCGCGCGCGGGGTGTCGGTGGCCGCCACCTCCAATACGCTGCCCGACCAGCTCGGCGAGGGCCGGTTCGCCGCGCAGGACTTCCTGCGTGAGATCCGCAAGCTGGGTTCGCTGTTCGAGACGGTGCGCGTCGACGGACCGGACTACCGCCACCGCGACCTGCCGCCCGCCCCGGATCCGACGACGCCGGAGCGGCTGGCCGAGAAGGCCGCCGCCGCACCGGATTCCACCCTCGACGACTTCGATGCGCTGCTGGCGCATCTGAGCACCCTGCATCCGTCGCGGTACCGGGCGCTGCTGTCCGGTGTGTCGTCGGTGTTCCTGTCGGGCGTGCACACCATCACCGACCAGGCGGTGGCGCTGCGCATGGTGGTGCTGACCGACCGGCTCTACGACGCGGGCATCCCGGTCACCGTGTCGGGCGTGCCGCTGGACCGGATCTTCTCCGAGGAGATGCTCGGCGGCGGCTACCGTAAGAAGTACCTGCGCGCCATCTCGCGCCTGCTCGCGTTGTCGCGATTCGAAGTACCCGCCTGA
- a CDS encoding alpha/beta fold hydrolase: protein MRWCRHWTRVALLATSSLTVLVATACGAGPSERPGVAVERPHQADGQAPAPSAAPPAPPALQQPKTDLNWHECAAPTFNLLGLGAPPAGLIFECAEYSTPIDAGGGILGTFRNGAVRARLPQTPADAAPLVLTSGSDRSSTATLAGLTVGPASAVLAAHPIVGVDRRGTGSSQPIDCMTPDTRRALADNGQFAPGGGNPVDTMAKLSEDATIACQDFLQPYQGTFDTAHAADDIEQLRKQWQVDTIGLIGTGNGGRVALSYAAKYGDHLSRLVLDSPEAVNADAIGRAEQRVKGAEAALTGFSQRCAAVGCALGANPRAAITDLVNRAATGGLGEISANTLLTTISGFLGDPRADQSGHVAELADALAAAGRGDRGPLGKLVLKESAAVAADGQFVARCSDNQQPATPDRAKELENTWGAQYPVFGKAAATRLQACTAWPAADAPQVPKTFGTPVLVLGTAADPAVGGDGRPAVTGALGAAGARTASVEWQGWGHPTFTHTGCAQQYIVDYAKDAKLPRDGSACPA from the coding sequence ATGCGCTGGTGCCGCCATTGGACACGGGTCGCCCTGCTGGCGACGTCATCACTGACGGTTCTCGTCGCCACCGCCTGTGGCGCGGGGCCCTCGGAGCGGCCCGGCGTGGCGGTGGAAAGGCCGCACCAGGCCGACGGCCAGGCGCCGGCTCCGTCGGCCGCGCCTCCCGCTCCGCCCGCGCTGCAACAGCCCAAGACCGACCTCAACTGGCACGAGTGCGCGGCACCGACGTTCAACCTGCTGGGCCTCGGCGCCCCGCCGGCCGGGCTGATCTTCGAGTGCGCCGAATACTCCACCCCCATCGACGCCGGCGGCGGCATCCTCGGCACCTTCCGCAACGGCGCCGTGCGCGCCCGGCTGCCGCAGACCCCGGCCGATGCCGCCCCGCTCGTGCTGACCTCCGGCAGCGACCGCTCCTCCACCGCCACCCTCGCGGGCCTGACCGTCGGGCCGGCCTCCGCGGTACTCGCCGCGCATCCGATCGTCGGGGTGGACCGCCGCGGCACGGGCAGTTCCCAGCCGATCGACTGCATGACCCCCGACACCCGCCGCGCGCTGGCCGACAACGGCCAATTCGCCCCGGGCGGCGGCAATCCCGTGGACACGATGGCCAAGCTGAGCGAGGACGCCACCATCGCCTGCCAGGACTTCCTACAGCCCTATCAGGGCACCTTCGACACCGCGCACGCCGCCGACGACATCGAGCAGCTGCGCAAGCAGTGGCAGGTGGACACGATCGGCCTGATCGGCACCGGCAACGGCGGCCGGGTGGCGCTGAGCTACGCCGCCAAGTACGGCGACCATCTCTCCCGCCTGGTCCTCGATTCGCCGGAGGCCGTGAACGCCGACGCGATCGGCCGCGCCGAGCAGCGGGTCAAGGGCGCCGAGGCGGCGCTGACCGGATTCTCGCAGCGCTGCGCCGCGGTCGGCTGCGCGCTCGGGGCGAACCCGCGGGCCGCGATCACCGATCTGGTGAACCGCGCCGCCACCGGCGGGCTGGGCGAGATCTCCGCGAACACGCTGCTCACCACCATTTCCGGATTCCTCGGCGACCCGCGCGCCGATCAGAGCGGCCACGTCGCCGAACTCGCCGACGCCCTGGCCGCCGCAGGCCGCGGCGATCGCGGACCGCTCGGCAAGCTGGTGCTGAAGGAATCGGCCGCCGTCGCGGCGGACGGCCAGTTCGTGGCCCGCTGCAGCGACAACCAGCAGCCGGCCACGCCCGACCGGGCCAAGGAGCTGGAAAACACCTGGGGCGCACAGTATCCGGTATTCGGCAAGGCGGCCGCCACTCGCCTGCAGGCCTGCACCGCGTGGCCGGCGGCCGATGCGCCACAGGTGCCGAAAACATTCGGCACGCCCGTGCTGGTGCTGGGCACCGCCGCCGATCCGGCGGTGGGCGGCGACGGACGGCCCGCGGTAACCGGCGCCCTCGGCGCCGCCGGGGCGCGCACCGCCTCCGTCGAATGGCAGGGGTGGGGGCATCCGACGTTCACCCACACCGGCTGCGCCCAGCAATACATCGTGGACTACGCGAAGGACGCGAAACTGCCGCGAGACGGAAGCGCCTGTCCCGCCTGA
- a CDS encoding glycosyltransferase family 87 protein: MFLRQLEPRSARTTSEVLNFALWPFAVMTVLHQVFIEGTNSNITDDFAPVYKASLAFLNGRAIYGENFDLVDPHYLYPPSGTLLVAPLALIDPEKSKWLFVALNAAAIILAWYLMLRLFKVSVRSFWAPLTLLLMFASETVVNTLGFGNVNGCILAAEVIFILLLLRRRDLWAGLVMGLTIAVKPTLAPLLLIALARRQWKVFITGLGVPIALIALAWPLIKDPMDYVRRTLPYSLQARDYFNSSIPGSAAYWGLDSWLTYVIRIVLGVMVLVSLWLLYRYYLHDEVFFICTAAGLLLTAEFVLTALGQQYYSMLLFPFLMSVALRNSVLRNWPAWLAIFGFMTYDKWLLDHWQSTGRTLEYLRVTLGWSLLLVVVFCVLGDRYLAARREGRLSSGIDPTFLSGPGPRPNPIAESPDGPAGQHNGKNLTETAADEKPEPRADSHVGALK, from the coding sequence GTGTTCCTTCGTCAGCTCGAGCCTCGCTCCGCTCGGACCACCTCCGAGGTCCTGAACTTCGCGCTGTGGCCGTTCGCGGTCATGACTGTGCTGCATCAGGTGTTCATCGAGGGCACCAACAGCAACATCACCGACGACTTCGCGCCGGTGTACAAGGCGTCGCTGGCCTTCCTGAACGGGCGTGCCATCTACGGCGAGAACTTCGATCTCGTCGATCCGCACTACCTGTACCCGCCCAGCGGCACCCTGCTGGTCGCGCCGCTGGCGCTGATCGATCCGGAGAAGTCGAAGTGGCTGTTCGTCGCGCTGAACGCCGCGGCGATCATCCTGGCGTGGTACCTGATGCTGCGCCTGTTCAAGGTGAGCGTCCGCTCCTTCTGGGCGCCGCTGACCCTGCTGCTCATGTTCGCCTCCGAAACCGTCGTCAACACACTGGGTTTCGGCAACGTCAACGGCTGCATCCTGGCGGCCGAGGTGATCTTCATCCTGCTGCTCCTGCGGCGCCGTGACCTGTGGGCCGGGCTGGTCATGGGGCTGACGATCGCGGTGAAACCGACCCTGGCGCCCCTGCTGCTGATCGCGCTGGCGCGGCGCCAGTGGAAGGTGTTCATCACCGGACTCGGCGTGCCCATCGCGCTGATCGCCCTCGCCTGGCCGCTGATCAAGGATCCGATGGACTACGTGCGCCGCACGCTGCCCTACTCGCTGCAGGCGCGCGACTACTTCAACAGCTCGATTCCGGGCAGCGCCGCGTACTGGGGCCTGGATTCGTGGCTGACCTACGTCATCCGCATCGTGCTGGGTGTCATGGTGCTGGTCTCGCTGTGGCTGCTGTACCGCTACTACCTGCACGACGAGGTGTTCTTCATCTGCACCGCCGCGGGCCTCCTGCTCACCGCGGAATTCGTGCTGACCGCGCTGGGGCAGCAGTACTACTCGATGCTGCTGTTCCCGTTCCTGATGTCGGTGGCGCTGCGCAATTCGGTGCTGCGGAACTGGCCGGCCTGGTTGGCGATATTCGGTTTCATGACCTACGACAAGTGGTTGCTGGACCACTGGCAGAGCACCGGGCGGACGCTGGAGTATCTGCGGGTGACGCTCGGCTGGAGTCTGCTGCTGGTCGTGGTGTTCTGCGTGCTCGGCGACCGGTACCTGGCCGCGCGGCGGGAGGGCAGGCTGAGTTCCGGCATCGACCCGACGTTCCTGTCCGGGCCCGGGCCGCGACCGAACCCGATCGCCGAATCGCCGGACGGTCCGGCCGGGCAGCACAACGGCAAGAATCTCACCGAGACCGCCGCCGACGAGAAACCCGAGCCGCGGGCCGATTCGCACGTGGGGGCGCTGAAGTAG